A portion of the Flavobacterium magnum genome contains these proteins:
- a CDS encoding RagB/SusD family nutrient uptake outer membrane protein, with translation MKKIFKFGFIALLFSVAACNDATDIVQESELDPISAYKTVGHLQSGLNGVYAAYGPDFGSNGNGDAIFFNDLFTDNMKKGSASSGQGSSEYNFVLQPSNSTPESIWANRYATINRVNRVLEAYNRIYDTFSDSDKADADVIKGQLLAMRALCTLDLFEYFTPDYTNTAGPSVIKMDFVPELFVNDTFPRNTVGEIVAFMKDDISQAYELLNGVTVQGNSMYYLNTNVIQAIEARLSLDTEDYARAEALATDLLTAFPLSDAATYAEMFAGVAAPTRGETIFALKRTANDNGIANNWYANTVTRDGSPILEASEQLLNLFDDGDVRKAVTFVPDDGPTGNGSDFDYPINNGIILIGKYPGIPADALVNDVKIFRASEMQLILAEAQARRGDLAAAAASVQAIRAARGASAGLSTYGSLGVALEDILLERRKEFAFEGHRYLDLKRLGGELNIGVSRRSDDAATFSAPTDLPANDYRFTLPIPQSELNANNLMVQNPGYDDN, from the coding sequence ATGAAAAAAATATTTAAATTTGGTTTTATTGCTTTATTGTTTAGTGTGGCAGCTTGCAATGACGCAACCGATATAGTTCAGGAATCTGAGCTGGATCCTATATCAGCTTATAAAACCGTTGGGCATTTACAATCAGGATTAAACGGTGTGTATGCTGCTTATGGCCCTGACTTTGGAAGTAACGGTAACGGTGACGCCATCTTCTTTAATGATCTTTTTACGGATAACATGAAGAAAGGGTCTGCGAGTAGCGGACAGGGCTCAAGTGAATACAACTTCGTTTTGCAGCCAAGTAATTCTACACCTGAAAGCATCTGGGCCAACCGTTACGCTACCATCAACCGCGTAAACAGGGTACTCGAGGCTTACAATAGGATTTATGATACTTTTTCTGACAGTGACAAGGCTGATGCTGACGTTATCAAAGGACAGTTATTGGCGATGAGGGCTTTATGTACACTGGATCTTTTCGAGTATTTTACTCCGGATTACACCAATACTGCAGGGCCGTCAGTAATAAAAATGGATTTTGTTCCTGAATTGTTTGTGAATGATACTTTTCCACGCAACACAGTGGGCGAGATTGTTGCATTCATGAAGGATGATATTTCGCAGGCTTACGAACTACTTAATGGTGTGACTGTTCAGGGAAATTCAATGTATTACCTTAACACTAACGTGATTCAGGCTATTGAGGCCAGGCTTTCACTGGACACTGAGGATTACGCTCGTGCTGAAGCGCTGGCAACTGATTTGTTAACTGCGTTCCCGCTGTCTGACGCTGCTACCTATGCTGAAATGTTTGCTGGTGTCGCTGCCCCAACAAGAGGTGAAACTATTTTTGCCCTCAAGCGTACCGCTAATGATAACGGAATTGCAAACAACTGGTATGCAAACACGGTAACAAGAGACGGAAGCCCGATTCTCGAAGCTTCAGAGCAGCTTTTAAATCTTTTTGATGACGGTGACGTTCGTAAGGCAGTGACTTTTGTTCCAGATGATGGCCCTACCGGAAACGGATCTGATTTCGACTACCCAATTAATAACGGTATTATCCTTATTGGTAAATATCCTGGTATTCCTGCTGATGCATTGGTAAATGACGTGAAAATCTTCAGGGCATCTGAAATGCAATTGATTTTGGCTGAAGCGCAGGCAAGACGTGGTGATTTGGCCGCAGCTGCTGCTTCTGTTCAGGCTATCAGGGCTGCAAGGGGTGCTTCTGCCGGTTTGAGTACTTATGGTTCCTTGGGTGTTGCATTGGAAGACATCCTTTTAGAAAGGCGTAAAGAATTCGCTTTCGAAGGACACAGGTATCTTGATCTAAAGCGACTCGGTGGAGAATTGAATATCGGCGTGAGCAGAAGATCTGATGATGCTGCTACTTTCTCTGCGCCGACTGACCTTCCTGCAAATGATTACAGGTTTACACTTCCAATTCCTCAAAGTGAATTGAACGCAAACAACCTGATGGTTCAGAACCCTGGCTATGATGATAATTAA